In Pedobacter sp. WC2423, the following are encoded in one genomic region:
- a CDS encoding ankyrin repeat domain-containing protein, whose translation MENNMETDYYDLIRNNDLENLKKAFAENIDLCTVMVYGKSLLINAVVLDRIEVLAFLIRLGCDLNAGDEERGVTPLQAAALKNNVKIAEALLAAGARVDSQDRGGNTPLIEAVFVYEHDAAMARLLLQHGADPLCRNKAGVSPVDLAKTTAKKELIRLFEN comes from the coding sequence ATGGAAAATAACATGGAAACAGACTATTACGATCTGATCAGAAATAATGATCTGGAAAACCTTAAAAAAGCTTTTGCTGAAAATATTGATTTATGTACAGTGATGGTTTATGGCAAGAGCTTACTTATCAATGCGGTTGTGCTGGATAGAATTGAGGTTTTGGCTTTTTTAATCAGGCTGGGCTGTGATCTCAATGCGGGGGATGAAGAAAGAGGGGTAACACCGCTTCAGGCAGCAGCTTTAAAAAACAATGTGAAGATAGCCGAGGCTTTACTTGCTGCCGGTGCGCGGGTTGATTCGCAGGACCGTGGCGGGAATACACCTTTAATCGAAGCGGTTTTTGTTTATGAGCACGATGCGGCCATGGCCAGGTTGTTATTACAACACGGCGCCGATCCTTTATGTCGTAATAAAGCTGGTGTAAGCCCTGTTGATCTGGCGAAAACGACAGCGAAAAAGGAACTGATCAGGTTATTTGAAAATTGA
- a CDS encoding pyridoxamine 5'-phosphate oxidase family protein, which yields MDSINQNQTEKNHENLDSTSAIEKIRELTEIAKTCFLCTQPSAGESNGTRPMSVQEVDEQGTIWFLVANDSHTYQDIDADSKVKLYFQGSAHSDFLFLEGNAILSADKNRIKELWNPIMKTWFTEGEDDPRIAIIRISPETGYYWDNKHGNVIAGIKMVIGAAVGKTLDDSIEGGLKV from the coding sequence ATGGATAGCATTAATCAAAACCAAACTGAGAAGAATCACGAAAATCTGGATAGTACATCGGCTATTGAGAAAATCAGGGAATTAACAGAAATTGCTAAAACCTGTTTCCTATGTACACAACCTTCAGCTGGAGAATCTAATGGCACGCGCCCTATGAGCGTTCAGGAAGTAGATGAACAAGGTACAATCTGGTTTCTGGTTGCAAATGACAGTCATACTTACCAGGATATCGATGCCGATTCTAAAGTGAAATTATATTTTCAGGGGTCTGCACATTCTGACTTTTTGTTTCTGGAAGGAAATGCAATACTTTCAGCAGATAAAAACAGAATCAAAGAATTATGGAATCCTATCATGAAAACATGGTTTACTGAAGGTGAAGATGATCCGCGTATCGCGATTATCAGAATATCACCAGAAACAGGTTATTATTGGGATAACAAACATGGAAATGTAATTGCCGGAATTAAAATGGTAATCGGCGCAGCTGTAGGCAAAACGCTGGATGATTCTATTGAAGGTGGCCTTAAAGTATAA
- a CDS encoding DUF4157 domain-containing protein: protein MKASETKSVATSAKTDSPFFNKGTDTGLLNDNATETAFFDKQNDSSFFVQAKLTVGQPNDKYEQEADTMADKVVQRLDRQDTKAPGIQTRPADLIYGISPFVQTKCDACEQEEKKEKKTVKEEVRRKPIFESNAEPQEDKGAVQRKCSACEEKEKHVHLKEQDNTHGADMSAIEGSLSASKGSGKALPEQTRLEMENSFGADFSAVRIHDNSNAVQMNEGLNAQAFAHGNDIYFNSGKYNPETASGKHLLAHELTHTVQQGGSAVRKKDQEKEPEIKTDQATPNIQASWYNFNIPFTDYQFDPSIDGLKNAGNMAVDAAKWTGGKVKDGAVWVKDTVVDAFQWVYDKIAGFVNEGMEWLGEKYAEIRKFAESPFEAIKSALSGVLGFITAPLSIIQAAFANMDGDVLQTAWSLLTSGANAVLSAITSVTRAVLKMGAAIWAPVAGFITSIFNKIDAVINSRVFGYVPDFLQQKARQIYNGLRSLWITIRDFWTALWKKLTAYIEKILASIKSFVNKVLAYAIQGVIKIMKSLKAAYDLVKLVAKDPEAFIKPILENLAAKLNAEAPPKAKEMARQKLKENVPAKGADSTGNGVIQKAPTGTTATAKPVRSTATYTEIDKGIDRSITQQWNDLKLVDMLWQTIKNMFWPPATIKAIGHEFYELWTDDWTNAAASLFAPRNILDDPLGFFHDIWSDFLILLDFPLALWRRLNNILMLLMGYVTIILVVIGFVGGAAVGGGVGGLPGAAAGLAMAGALGEGLMVSFLLAEGITIVKALLDLFTARQTANDKERDYKQIAGSAIGIGIALVLEMLFAFLSSLVSEIVGRIKGKPGASVPEPSVKSGEGPKPGEPVEPKPVDGEGGKGTDGEGGKTTEPKAVEGETSPSMDGQRELRINEQGKCEVCASPCADIRAKYKEEITPEINKKISAVEADTSLTEAAKKDLLKPIEQELADLKGKVDPGSVKGISVGDEITLPRKGGRTRGKVVGMDEKYVKVKYDSGSGKGGEVTQSIPREKFEQMVIDGEIVPADGIYKYLIENRPKYREGLVNEVWEAAKAQGNGKVIDPLTKKELTWDRTKPRTEQWDMGHKYGHEYRELVKRRANGEITHEQFLDEYNNPKNYQPEDPMSNQSHAGEKK, encoded by the coding sequence ATGAAAGCTAGTGAAACCAAGTCGGTGGCAACGTCTGCCAAAACAGATTCTCCTTTCTTTAACAAGGGGACCGATACTGGTTTGCTGAATGACAATGCCACAGAAACCGCTTTTTTCGATAAACAAAATGACAGTTCTTTTTTTGTACAGGCCAAATTAACTGTCGGACAGCCTAATGATAAGTATGAGCAGGAGGCTGATACGATGGCTGATAAAGTAGTGCAGCGTTTAGATCGTCAGGATACTAAAGCTCCCGGGATACAGACCAGACCAGCTGATCTGATTTATGGAATCAGTCCTTTTGTTCAAACTAAATGTGATGCTTGCGAGCAGGAGGAGAAAAAAGAGAAAAAGACAGTAAAAGAAGAGGTTAGACGCAAGCCTATTTTTGAGAGTAATGCTGAACCACAGGAAGATAAGGGCGCAGTGCAAAGGAAATGTTCAGCTTGTGAGGAAAAAGAAAAACACGTGCACCTGAAAGAGCAGGATAACACTCATGGAGCAGATATGTCTGCGATTGAAGGTAGTTTGTCAGCCTCTAAGGGCAGTGGAAAGGCATTGCCAGAACAGACACGTCTGGAGATGGAGAACTCTTTTGGTGCCGATTTTTCAGCAGTGCGTATTCATGATAACAGCAACGCTGTACAAATGAATGAGGGTTTAAATGCTCAGGCTTTTGCGCATGGCAATGATATTTACTTCAATAGCGGAAAATATAATCCTGAAACGGCTTCGGGTAAACATTTACTGGCGCATGAGCTGACACATACGGTTCAGCAGGGAGGAAGCGCAGTTCGGAAAAAGGATCAGGAAAAAGAACCGGAGATAAAAACAGATCAGGCTACACCGAATATTCAGGCCAGCTGGTATAATTTTAATATTCCTTTCACAGATTATCAGTTTGATCCGAGTATCGACGGCTTAAAAAACGCAGGGAATATGGCTGTTGATGCAGCCAAATGGACTGGTGGAAAAGTAAAAGATGGCGCAGTATGGGTTAAAGATACAGTTGTTGATGCTTTTCAATGGGTATATGATAAAATAGCTGGTTTTGTGAATGAAGGGATGGAATGGCTGGGGGAAAAATATGCCGAGATCAGGAAATTTGCCGAGTCTCCGTTTGAAGCCATAAAATCTGCTCTTAGCGGAGTATTAGGCTTTATAACGGCTCCGTTAAGTATAATCCAGGCTGCATTTGCTAATATGGATGGCGATGTATTACAGACGGCCTGGAGCTTGCTGACCTCGGGTGCCAATGCAGTCCTATCTGCGATTACTTCAGTGACCAGAGCCGTATTAAAGATGGGGGCTGCCATCTGGGCTCCTGTAGCGGGGTTTATCACTTCAATCTTTAACAAGATTGACGCCGTAATTAACAGTCGTGTATTTGGTTATGTGCCAGATTTTTTACAGCAAAAAGCAAGACAGATTTATAATGGACTGCGTTCTTTATGGATAACGATCCGTGATTTCTGGACCGCACTTTGGAAAAAGCTGACTGCATATATTGAGAAGATCCTGGCCTCTATCAAGAGTTTTGTCAATAAAGTATTGGCTTATGCTATTCAGGGGGTCATTAAAATTATGAAGTCGCTGAAAGCTGCTTATGATCTGGTCAAATTGGTGGCTAAAGATCCTGAAGCATTTATCAAACCTATACTTGAAAATCTGGCGGCCAAATTAAATGCTGAAGCTCCTCCAAAAGCTAAAGAGATGGCCCGTCAAAAGTTGAAGGAAAATGTTCCGGCCAAGGGAGCGGATTCAACAGGCAATGGAGTGATTCAAAAAGCACCTACTGGTACCACTGCTACAGCAAAGCCTGTGAGAAGTACGGCTACGTATACGGAAATTGATAAAGGAATTGATAGAAGTATCACACAGCAGTGGAATGATCTCAAACTGGTGGATATGCTGTGGCAGACGATTAAGAATATGTTCTGGCCTCCTGCTACAATTAAGGCTATAGGGCATGAATTTTATGAGTTATGGACGGATGACTGGACGAACGCGGCTGCAAGCCTTTTTGCGCCCAGAAATATTCTGGATGATCCGCTCGGTTTCTTCCATGATATCTGGTCTGATTTTCTGATCTTATTAGACTTTCCGCTGGCTTTATGGAGAAGGCTCAATAATATTTTAATGTTATTGATGGGTTATGTGACTATTATACTGGTAGTTATTGGCTTTGTAGGAGGCGCAGCGGTAGGTGGTGGCGTGGGAGGTTTGCCGGGAGCAGCTGCTGGATTAGCAATGGCAGGGGCGCTTGGTGAGGGCTTAATGGTTTCTTTCTTGCTGGCGGAAGGGATTACGATTGTGAAAGCTTTACTGGATTTATTTACGGCCAGACAAACCGCTAATGACAAGGAAAGAGATTATAAACAGATAGCGGGCAGTGCGATCGGAATTGGTATTGCACTGGTATTGGAAATGCTCTTTGCTTTTCTTTCCAGCCTGGTTTCAGAAATTGTTGGCCGGATTAAAGGCAAACCAGGTGCTTCTGTGCCTGAACCATCAGTAAAATCTGGTGAAGGGCCAAAACCGGGAGAGCCTGTGGAGCCTAAGCCTGTGGATGGAGAAGGTGGTAAAGGAACTGACGGGGAGGGTGGGAAAACCACTGAGCCCAAAGCTGTAGAAGGTGAAACCTCTCCGAGTATGGATGGGCAAAGGGAACTCAGGATCAATGAACAGGGAAAATGTGAGGTTTGTGCTTCGCCTTGTGCAGACATCAGGGCCAAATATAAGGAGGAAATTACGCCGGAGATCAATAAGAAAATCTCGGCAGTTGAGGCCGATACGAGTTTAACGGAAGCTGCGAAAAAGGACTTGCTCAAACCAATTGAGCAGGAACTGGCAGATTTGAAAGGAAAAGTAGATCCGGGTAGTGTTAAAGGCATTAGTGTCGGGGATGAGATTACTTTACCAAGAAAAGGTGGCAGGACCCGTGGAAAAGTCGTGGGGATGGATGAGAAATATGTTAAAGTAAAATATGACTCAGGTAGCGGCAAAGGTGGTGAGGTAACGCAAAGTATTCCCCGCGAAAAGTTTGAGCAAATGGTGATCGATGGGGAGATTGTTCCCGCGGATGGCATCTACAAATATTTAATAGAAAACCGGCCTAAATATAGAGAAGGTTTAGTGAATGAGGTGTGGGAAGCTGCTAAAGCACAGGGGAATGGCAAAGTTATTGACCCGCTTACTAAAAAAGAATTAACGTGGGACAGAACTAAACCAAGAACTGAGCAATGGGATATGGGCCATAAATACGGACATGAGTACAGAGAGTTGGTAAAAAGAAGGGCGAATGGGGAAATTACGCATGAGCAGTTTTTGGATGAATATAACAATCCTAAAAACTATCAGCCAGAAGATCCTATGTCCAATCAAAGTCATGCAGGAGAGAAAAAATAA
- a CDS encoding ATP-binding protein, with protein sequence MMSQNYAPEEKTGFKSFTDLNAPEEFRYLEKLILYRLETWFPSDEAIPIAEPVIELDIWSPSLSDFIRKHTLNPDEAVLLLLGMVPHVQADLFDRIIGSKLRNSGDFQRIGGVRGKDYRGFIPTGETAVFLLAADDFKRRLEIQKLFWADHLFERNKILWLDDHAHGEPAMSGKIILSTEYLDTFLYGQPVPPRFSMNFPAKLIRTDLNWGDLVINEELKEQINELKSWLRYHDQLVQEWGMGDRLRKGYRALLYGPSGTGKTFTAGLLGKEVGKDVYKIDLSMIVSKYIGETEKNLELLFARAEDKGWILFFDEADALFGKRTNVRDAHDKYANQEVSYLLQRIEDYNGLVILATNMKNNIDDAFIRRFNAILKFSLPEADERAKIWRSAFPKDVKFCKDGEDEQGLVDIPELVKGHVISGGCIVNVVHYASIKAIARYQGAQSEKRIYLSDVLYGIKKELLKEGKPFIA encoded by the coding sequence ATGATGAGTCAGAATTATGCGCCTGAAGAAAAAACAGGTTTCAAATCTTTTACGGATCTGAATGCTCCGGAAGAATTCAGGTATCTTGAAAAATTGATTCTCTATCGTCTGGAGACCTGGTTTCCTTCAGATGAGGCTATTCCAATTGCAGAACCGGTTATCGAGCTGGATATATGGTCTCCGTCTTTATCGGATTTTATCAGAAAACATACGCTGAATCCGGATGAAGCTGTTTTATTACTTTTAGGCATGGTTCCACACGTACAAGCTGATTTATTTGATCGTATAATTGGTTCTAAACTTCGGAATTCCGGAGATTTTCAACGGATAGGAGGTGTAAGAGGAAAAGATTACCGGGGTTTTATTCCTACAGGGGAAACTGCTGTATTCCTTTTGGCAGCTGATGATTTTAAAAGAAGACTGGAAATTCAGAAGTTATTCTGGGCAGATCATTTGTTTGAACGGAATAAAATCCTCTGGCTGGATGACCATGCGCATGGTGAGCCGGCTATGAGTGGAAAGATCATTTTATCTACAGAATATCTGGATACGTTTCTGTATGGTCAGCCCGTTCCGCCGAGGTTCAGTATGAACTTTCCTGCAAAATTGATCCGCACCGATCTTAATTGGGGTGATCTGGTCATTAATGAAGAGCTGAAAGAACAGATTAATGAGCTGAAAAGCTGGTTAAGGTATCATGATCAGCTGGTGCAGGAATGGGGAATGGGTGATCGTTTAAGAAAGGGTTACCGGGCTTTGCTTTATGGACCGTCTGGTACGGGAAAAACTTTCACAGCTGGTTTATTAGGAAAAGAAGTGGGGAAGGATGTTTACAAGATCGATCTGTCTATGATCGTTTCAAAGTATATTGGCGAAACTGAGAAAAACCTGGAGTTGTTGTTTGCCAGAGCGGAGGATAAAGGATGGATCCTGTTTTTCGATGAAGCAGATGCTTTATTTGGAAAGCGGACTAATGTGCGGGATGCGCATGATAAATATGCCAATCAGGAGGTTTCTTATTTATTGCAGCGGATTGAAGATTATAATGGATTGGTGATCCTGGCTACTAATATGAAGAATAATATCGATGATGCTTTTATCCGCAGGTTCAACGCAATTTTGAAGTTTTCATTGCCTGAAGCCGATGAACGTGCAAAAATATGGCGTTCAGCGTTTCCAAAGGACGTAAAGTTTTGTAAAGATGGTGAAGATGAGCAAGGTCTTGTTGATATTCCTGAACTGGTGAAAGGGCACGTTATTTCTGGCGGTTGCATTGTCAACGTTGTACATTATGCCAGTATCAAAGCTATCGCGAGATACCAGGGAGCTCAATCTGAAAAGCGTATTTATCTGAGCGATGTTTTGTACGGCATCAAAAAGGAATTGTTGAAAGAAGGAAAGCCGTTTATAGCGTAG
- a CDS encoding contractile injection system tape measure protein, whose amino-acid sequence MQHVIKKQIIDLRLDKQLDSFLLQQQVSDQFRESVLPVFENEFNKLAGEDEVISLERVEIDLGVISVGDIRDGLWHADLLAHFRKQFSTTLLEETGQQNGALIRRSIAGNYYKQWLFYMSNGYLPWNHMVRANQQWTSVLEELATDYQSIAELRDEIESNTLLVLRMIRQHDWLFLVRLVEVLTAEKQEGLLTILRKISSWSVSRNKLEVANNLKSQTGLSNLVYENIVFRILRSAVKPDRSFAGFIVELKHDMDVLINYKSVVSIGRLCAVSNHGLQEGEVITKNIFHAMSLPEDKVNSEILRVENESWKQVVEEESIFTSNAGLVLIHPFLSSLFKRIGLLAAQQFIGRAAQEKAIYLLHYVATGKTKAEEYELLVPKILCGYPATLPVAKSIRVSAKERKEADGMLKAAIASWDILKSTSITGLREGFLQRSGKVILKEGKISLLLEKHTIDVLLDHLPWSLSLIKLSWLDELIRVEWR is encoded by the coding sequence ATGCAGCATGTTATAAAAAAACAAATCATTGATCTCCGGCTGGATAAACAACTGGATAGTTTTCTCTTGCAGCAGCAGGTAAGTGATCAGTTCCGGGAGTCTGTGTTGCCTGTATTTGAAAATGAATTTAATAAGCTGGCTGGTGAAGATGAAGTAATTAGCCTGGAACGGGTTGAAATAGATCTGGGTGTGATTTCAGTGGGTGATATAAGGGATGGTTTATGGCATGCTGATTTGCTGGCTCATTTCAGAAAGCAGTTCAGCACAACCCTCCTTGAGGAAACCGGGCAACAGAACGGGGCATTGATCAGAAGATCCATCGCTGGGAATTATTATAAGCAGTGGCTTTTTTATATGAGCAATGGTTATTTGCCCTGGAATCATATGGTGCGGGCTAACCAGCAGTGGACGTCTGTTCTGGAAGAACTGGCAACAGATTACCAAAGTATTGCTGAACTCAGGGACGAGATTGAAAGTAACACGTTACTGGTGCTCCGGATGATCAGACAACACGATTGGTTGTTTTTAGTCCGGTTAGTTGAAGTATTAACAGCCGAAAAACAAGAAGGACTTTTGACCATCCTTCGTAAAATATCCAGCTGGTCTGTTTCCCGCAACAAGCTGGAGGTAGCGAATAATTTAAAGTCACAAACTGGTCTTTCGAATTTAGTTTATGAAAATATAGTGTTCCGGATTTTAAGGTCAGCAGTTAAACCTGATCGCTCATTTGCTGGTTTTATTGTTGAATTAAAACATGATATGGATGTTTTAATCAATTATAAATCAGTTGTTAGTATTGGGCGTTTGTGTGCAGTCTCTAATCATGGCTTACAGGAGGGAGAAGTTATCACAAAGAATATTTTTCATGCAATGTCTTTACCTGAAGATAAGGTTAATAGTGAAATTTTACGGGTAGAAAATGAGAGCTGGAAGCAGGTTGTTGAGGAAGAAAGTATTTTCACGTCCAATGCCGGACTGGTATTAATCCATCCTTTTTTGAGTTCGTTATTTAAACGGATTGGTCTTTTAGCTGCTCAGCAATTTATTGGAAGAGCAGCGCAGGAAAAAGCAATTTATCTTTTACATTATGTGGCTACAGGAAAAACCAAAGCTGAAGAATATGAATTGCTGGTGCCCAAAATACTCTGTGGTTATCCTGCCACTTTGCCGGTAGCAAAAAGCATTAGGGTATCGGCCAAAGAACGGAAAGAAGCTGATGGGATGCTAAAAGCAGCTATCGCTTCGTGGGATATTTTAAAAAGTACTTCTATAACAGGACTTCGGGAGGGGTTTTTACAACGCAGTGGAAAAGTTATCCTGAAGGAGGGAAAGATCAGTCTTCTACTGGAAAAGCATACAATTGATGTATTGCTGGATCATTTACCCTGGAGCTTGAGTTTAATTAAGTTGTCGTGGCTGGATGAATTGATCCGCGTGGAATGGCGGTAG
- a CDS encoding lysozyme inhibitor LprI family protein — protein sequence MKTQSGLKNASTHFKSAIITFSIALCLILIHQNSYAQTQTTMNSTAASSYKKADNELNTIYQKILKEYAAKAQFIKNIKAAQLLWIKLRNADLAARYPEMGKYGSAEAMCRASYLESLTRDRIKILKVWLDGIPEGDVCNGSVKNQ from the coding sequence ATGAAAACACAATCTGGCTTAAAAAATGCATCAACACATTTCAAATCTGCCATCATAACATTTTCTATTGCACTATGTTTGATTTTGATTCATCAGAATTCATATGCCCAGACTCAGACCACAATGAACTCAACCGCTGCCAGCAGTTATAAAAAAGCAGACAATGAGTTAAACACAATATATCAAAAGATATTGAAGGAATATGCTGCCAAAGCACAATTTATTAAGAATATCAAGGCAGCTCAATTGTTATGGATAAAACTAAGAAATGCTGACCTGGCTGCAAGATACCCGGAAATGGGAAAATATGGAAGTGCAGAAGCCATGTGCAGAGCTTCTTACCTGGAATCATTAACCAGAGATCGGATTAAAATTTTAAAAGTATGGCTTGATGGTATTCCTGAAGGAGATGTCTGCAATGGATCAGTAAAGAACCAATAA